The Salvelinus namaycush isolate Seneca chromosome 19, SaNama_1.0, whole genome shotgun sequence DNA window GCTGTGTGGGAGAAAATGGAGAGAGGAAATATGATTAAGGGCCAAATGTCTGCAGAGAATGCTGTTGAAACTACCAGGTATCCTATCAATGctacacagacattattttagcaaaaatgtctgaGTATATCATACTCACGTCTTTAGCAACCAGACCTTCAAGTGCCTCAAATTGACTCCCTGACAACAGTCTTGAAACATGGGAGAATGCCTGCAACAACACATGGCGGGGACGACGACGACACTGTCACTTATTTAACCAGAACTGAACTGTGCACAAAACTTGGATTGCAGTAACGCCCACCTTGTCTAGCTGGATGTGTCTATgtcagaaatactttatttcttAAAGTAGCTAGCTTCCACTTGCTAGAGACCACTCATTCCACGGATTGTAACCTACCTACCTGTTTCGACCCCTCTGTGAATTCTTCGATCTTGAATTCCTTGTCTAAATAAACCCGAATCAAAAAGTAGTATAATCGGGTTCGGAACCATATTAAAGGGTTGGGGATGCCAAGCACAACCACCTTCTGGTTTTGTTTACCTCCACCTCGATCAGAGCAATAAGTTCGGACGGTGGACACAACACCAAAGGACAAAGTAGGAGCCAGGCGGGTGGTCTTGATGGGCCGGGGAAGCACAACGTGCTCGGGTTTCAAGAAACGACTCAGTACTGAAGGCAGTCTGCTACAGTTGCAACCTCTTAACATGGGCAGCGCCATCTTTTTTTGTTCAACGTtacggtccaaacacttaaaagacacaccctattccctcagccctcaaattaagtggacacttctgatgacgttcCATGACGTCTGACCAATATACACTTGCAGGGCGAGGGAGGAAGcaatgatttttaaatggaccaccAGTGGCCGGAAATTCATCACTCGTTCATCccgcgatgattgtgttttcagccaccggtgACTTGCGCTACATTCAATTATGAGTGGATGTCTACCTATatgaaatatataataataatatacgcctactgtatgatagctagcaaattaattagctaactaacgttagcttgccTAGCTGGAACTTGTTTTATGTGTTGTTTTAGTTCTACAATTACCAAAAtataacaaaaaataaacaaacaaaaaaaatactttttatgTAGTAGGAAAATGTCTAACTTATTTgcattcgtttttacttacacttgtatgttgacttcttcATTGATGTTGTTttatggggagtttcaggcccGGAGTGAACGTAATTGTACACTCTTAAAGCCAACTAAAAACGAGAGCTGAGGGGCTTaggttgcaaacttcccttgcttggatAATCATTTGGATTCCCCAAGGGCAtaggcgagggtaagtggacgagggtgtgtcttttaagtttTTGGACCGTAACCCGAATCTCTGCTATTCACTCTGTATCATCCGACAGAGAACATGGGTTCACGCATTACTTGGTTCCTACTTTATAAAAGCTCTGACACATGACATTCATAAGTATGAGCTAATGCCATTTAATTCGTACTTTACTTAACAATGTACTTGTAGATTCTTATGACTTAAGGTAAGTATAGATGACTAGTGAAGCTTGActttaaatacaaaacaatacgTTTATTATTGGACCGCATGTtgaaccagagaggaagaggcgaagtgaGAAGGTTTACTACCATCAAAATCTGTCCATGATAAGAAGACTGATATACCAGGGGTATTCAGCGTGGGGTCCGCagaggtactgcagggggtctacacaatgtttttatttatttatgtttttatgaATATCGCTAGCAAAAACAGAATAAACAAACTTTGACATACCTACAGTACAAAAGAGAATACCTTCTTTCTAATGATGTCAACTTCATTTCTCccccgcacctgctgtctcgacgtCAGAAcgctcggctatgaaaagacaactgacatttactcctgaggtgacGACCTTTTTCACCCTCTATAACCCTCTATAACCCTAGCCTGCCTTCCCacctttgggctcccgagtggcacagcggtctaaggcactgcatctcagtgctagtggtgtcactacagaccctggttcaactCCTGTTGAGCAAATTAGACTCATTGGAGCTGTCTGTCATAGCTGGTGTAATTCTCccgtcttatctggtgtcctgtgtgatcttaGGTATGCTCCCTCTTATtctcccatctcgctctctctctcccctccaggaGGACCTGAGCCTTAGGACCATGCTTCGGGACTACCTGCCCTGACGACTCCTGTCTGTCCACGTCCCCAGTCCACACGgttgtgctgctgatccagtttctactTTTCTGCCCTGACCAGTTCAGCGgtcgtgctaccttgtcccggacctgctgtttcgaccctctctctctcccccgcacctgctgtctcgacgtCGGAAcgctcggctatgaaaagacaactgacatttactcctgaggtgctgaactTTTTCACCCTCTATAACCCTAGCTTGCCTTCCCGCCTttgtgctcccgagtggcacagcggtctaaggcactgcatctcagtgctagaggtgtcactacagaccctggtttgattccaggctataTTAccactggccgtgattgggagtcccatagggcagcgcacaattggcccagcgtcgtccgggttagggtttggccggggaggccgtcattgtaaataagaatttgttctactgacttgcatagttattaaataaaggttaaatataaaaaaataaccactgattattatttgaccctgctggtcacctatgaacgtttgaacatctttaagaacgatctggccttaatagccatgtactcttatattctccacccggcatagccagaagaggactggccacctcttagcctggttcctctctaggtttcttcctaggttcctgcctttctagggagttttcctagccaccttgcttctacatctgcattgcttgctctctggggttttaggcttggtttctgtataggcactttgtgacatctattgatgtaaaaagggctttataaacacATTTGATTACATCAAAAATGAgttttataaataaatacatgtgattgattgattgatttacaaTCACTGCAGTATTTGACATAAGCTTTGGAAAAGCACCGAACGATTTCCAGGCGCGGCAAGTGCCGTTGGCTGCTGGTAAGCTTTCTTGACTTGGACATACATTTTTTCCCAAAACATGGCTAACCTTTCTTTAATGAGCTAAACAGCCACAATTAGCAAACATGTGTTTGGGATTACCTTTCTATGTAATTGGCTACATTATAGTTTACACTCCCTCTTCCAATTATAATGTCGAGaggacaa harbors:
- the LOC120064485 gene encoding m-AAA protease-interacting protein 1, mitochondrial-like, yielding MALPMLRGCNCSRLPSVLSRFLKPEHVVLPRPIKTTRLAPTLSFGVVSTVRTYCSDRGGGKQNQKVVVLGIPNPLIWFRTRLYYFLIRVYLDKEFKIEEFTEGSKQAFSHVSRLLSGSQFEALEGLVAKDLIAKLEEKCALLPPSHLQALSADPEDLVYTTPGDVGIYDDDDGRKFVSILMRYWYLTSARLPEESLEGTRIFQVAIGGEGEPETKRLLTANYEFQREFTKGVLPDWTITRIEHSKLLD